The Scophthalmus maximus strain ysfricsl-2021 chromosome 7, ASM2237912v1, whole genome shotgun sequence genome includes a window with the following:
- the pus7 gene encoding pseudouridylate synthase 7 homolog, protein MAESEPAPVPVGEKRGCPEKEGDDAPSKKPRVERDHENGGPPHRDEEKEPEGEASGGEEEGETFADMMKHGLTELDVGILKYVSDHKGFSGILKERYSDFVVHEINKQGKIVHLDDLSVPAEPEEVPEAEEQPEELDVLTEEQKKQLGELQLFKNKEDNVSIEVLDDTKEKRTLVHKAIKTQFPGLETKTEEREGRKFIVAYHAAGKKALAAPRKHFWPKNRGSFCHFTLYKENKDTMDAINVLSKFLRLRPNMFSYMGTKDKRAITVQEIAVLKITAERLAHLNKCLMNLKLGNFCYKNHPLKLGELQGNHFTVVIRNISGTDEQVQQAMTSLRQTGFINYYGMQRFGTTAVATQTVGRAILRNDWNEVVDLILKPRPGAEKEFLVRCREEWAKSQDPEAALKKLPNKRCVEGQLLRGLSMYGKKNIVTAFGLIPRNNRLMYIHSYQSKVWNTMVSRRIEAFGLKAVEGDLELRGTTAHVLTAEEAESRSIHDIVMPLPGYDVIYPTHHVGEGYRELLTADGLDLDNMRHKVKDYSLAGAYRRVIIRPSDVSWEVIQYDDPRISLVHSDFEILEKKAAPVFNKEGKHRALRMEFSLPPSTYATMAIREVLKLDTSIKKQTQLNTTWFN, encoded by the exons ATGGCCGAGTCAGAGCCCGCGCCCGTCCCGGTGGGGGAGAAGAGAGGCTGTCcagagaaggaaggagacgACGCGCCATCGAAGAAACCCAGAGTGGAGCGCGATCACGAAAACGGAGGTCCCCCTCACcgagatgaggagaaggagcccGAGGGGGAAGCGAGcggcggagaggaggaaggcGAGACCTTTGCCGACATGATGAAGCATGGTCTCACCGAGTTGGACGTGGGCATCCTGAAGTACGTCAGTGACCACAAGGGCTTCTCGGGCATCCTAAAGGAGAG ATATTCCGATTTTGTGGTGCATGAAATCAACAAACAAGGAAAGATAGTGCATTTAGACGACCTTTCTGTCCCCGCAGAGCCTGAG GAAGTCCCAGAGGCTGAGGAGCAGCCAGAGGAACTTGACGTACTGACTGAAGAGCAGAAAAAGCAGCTGGGAGAGCTGCAGCTCTTCAAGAATAAAGAGGACAACGTCTCCATTGAG GTGTTGGATGacacaaaagagaagaggacgCTGGTCCACAAAGCCATCAAGACTCAGTTTCCTGGTctggaaacaaagacagaagagagggaaggacgCAAGTTCATAGTGGCTTATCACGCTGCTGGGAAGAAAGCACTAGCAG CTCCAAGGAAACACTTCTGGCCCAAAAACCGCGGCAGCTTTTGCCACTTTACCCTGTACAAGGAGAATAAAGACACCATGGACGCCATCAATGTGCTCTCAAAGTTCCTCAG GCTTCGACCCAACATGTTTTCCTACATGGGGACCAAGGACAAGCGGGCCATCACTGTGCAGGAAATTGCTGTGCtcaa GATCACAGCGGAGAGGTTGGCTCATCTCAACAAGTGCCTCATGAACCTCAAGCTGGGGAACTTTTGCTACAAAAACCATCCTCTGAAGCTCGGGGAGCTGCAGGGAAACCACTTCACTGTGGTGATCAG GAACATCTCAGGAACAGATGAGCAGGTTCAACAGGCCATGACCTCCCTCAGGCAGACAGGTTTCATCAACTATTACGGCATGCAGCGCTTTGGCACCACGGCTGTTGCTACACAAACCGTTGGCAG GGCCATTTTGAGAAATGACTGGAATGAGGTGGTTGATTTGATTCTGAAGCCTCGGCccggag CGGAGAAAGAATTCCTGGTCCGCTGTCGGGAGGAGTGGGCAAAGTCTCAGGACCCAGAGGCAGCCCTGAAAAAGCTGCCTAACAAACGCTGTGTGGAGGGGCAGCTGCTGCGAGGCCTGTCGATGTACGGCAAGAAGAACATCGTCACCGCCTTTGGACTG ATCCCCCGTAACAACCGCCTGATGTACATCCACAGTTACCAGAGCAAGGTTTGGAACACTATGGTGAGCCGGAGAATCGAAGCCTTTGGCCTGAAGGCTGTGGAGGGTGACCTGGAGCTCAGAGGAA CCACAGCACATGTGCTGACCGCAGAGGAGGCCGAGAGTCGCAGCATCCATGACATTGTGATGCCTCTTCCTGGGTATGACGTCATCTATCCCACTCACCATG tgggTGAAGGTTACAGGGAGCTGCTCACTGCCGACGGGCTCGACCTCGACAACATGAGACACAAAGTGAAGGACTACTCTCTGGCTGGAGCTTACAGACGCGTCATCATCAGACCCAGCGATGTCAGCTG GGAGGTGATTCAGTATGACGACCCCAGGATCTCCCTGGTGCACAGTGATTTTGAGATATTGGAGAAAAAAGCCGCCCCAGTTTTCAACAAAG AGGGGAAGCATCGGGCTCTGCGGATGGagttctctctgcctccctcgaCCTATGCTACCATGGCGATCCGAGAGGTGCTCAAGCTGGACACCAGCATCAAAAAACAGACGCAGCTCAACACCACCTGGTTCAACTGA
- the LOC118315668 gene encoding endonuclease domain-containing 1 protein-like — protein sequence MTVYRADRALICLLIAMAGAEVQENLSPGCKQFLYMGTLPRGLEEQSFKKICQFYAGKPRFVTLYDTFSHIPVYSAYTFKRSDGSKRADVPWMYEPQLSTVSDSRVMQQLPSENVQRSLEAAQAVLDDYSETVIFERGQLNPDEHQAHPDDKAATYTLTNVVPRAREFNIGPWKKHESTIRRRLNNYCRGTAYVITGVTTSGHTIRRQNVNRLGIPSYVWSAYCCIDFDHNAPHSERSKFPAFAAHGLNDSENNKVQEMAVQQLEDFLKRVTYVGSSFQIFHDNCVPPSSANGALHLP from the exons ATGACCGTCTACAGAGCAGATCGAGCCCTCATCTGTCTGCTTATCGCGATGGCAGGAGCAGAGGTGCAGGAAAACCTCTCTCCTGGGTGTAAACAGTTCCTGTACATGGGCACACTGCCTCGAGGACTCGAGGAGCAGTCGTTCAAAAAGATTTGCCAGTTCTATGCGGGAAAGCCGCGATTCGTGACGCTGTACGACACCTTCAGCCACATCCCCGTGTATTCGGCGTACACCTTCAAGCGCTCGGACGGCTCCAAGAGGGCTGACGTGCCCTGGATGTATGAGCCACAG CTGTCCACAGTGTCCGACTCCAGGGTGATGCAGCAGTTGCCTTCAGAAAATGTTCAGAGGAGTTTGGAGGCAGCACAGGCTGTCCTTGACGACTACTCCGAGACTGTGATCTTCGAGCGCGGTCAGCTGAATCCAGACGAGCACCAGGCCCACCCTGACGACAAGGCCGCCACGTACACCCTGACGAACGTGGTACCTCGGGCCCGCGAGTTCAACATCGGCCCCTGGAAGAAGCACGAGAGCACCATTCGCAGGCGGCTCAACAATTACTGCAGGGGCACCGCCTACGTGATCACCGGGGTCACCACCTCGGGTCACACCATCCGCCGCCAGAACGTCAACCGCCTGGGCATCCCCAGCTACGTCTGGTCAGCCTACTGTTGCATTGATTTCGACCACAATGCACCGCACTCGGAGCGCTCCAAGTTCCCCGCGTTTGCAGCTCACGGGCTCAACGACAGCGAGAACAACAAGGTTCAGGAGATGGcggtgcagcagctggaggactTCCTGAAGCGGGTCACTTATGTTGGCAGCTCATTCCAGATCTTCCATGACAACTGTGTGCCTCCCAGCAGTGCAAACGGCGCCCTGCACCTGCCCTGA
- the aplnr2 gene encoding apelin receptor 2: MDGPTSDPDLLNSPSPSPPPLFHCDYTDWSPSLCIIPSVYLLAFLVGCLGNSLVLWVYLDRAEGRRTRTGDKNQTGVGKFCCRTRQQNINRPGRVQHESFPQKNREKRGFSSAQNYRPSSDSSNSSSPPSVPRPSRSLTDSLIASLALADLCFLVTLPLWAVYTAMGYHWPFGQPLCQLSSFLTALNMYASVFSLSMLSVERYWVLIGRRHSSHHAPQSCPSRALLILGGVWLLAGLLALPGLLLRSVRELELDFESEDDWQPEPVDSGSVFLSCQMDYSMLIGAGLEEAEQERAEMWWAAALSLKSTLIGFLLPLVILLVCYCSLAQLLSRHFGRGPRPDRRRQRRLLRVIVTLVMAFFLCWLPLHVNKTVSLLLEFGFVPYSCSLDQILLAAQPYVTCLAYLNSCLNPLLYAACDPSFKKRCIGAILMLCKTNRRGAEGGEGEKDEGDDEKGERSSEFPTRTQEETADRTEEEMVEEAGSMMAEG, translated from the coding sequence ATGGATGGACCGACATCAGATCCGGACCTCCTCAACTCCCCCTcaccttctccccctcccctcttccacTGCGACTACACCGACtggtctccctccctctgcatcATCCCATCCGTCTACCTGCTCGCCTTCCTGGTTGGTTGCCTCGGCAACAGCCTGGTGCTCTGGGTGTACCTGGACCGAGCCGAGGGGAGGAGAACGAGGACCGGAGACAAAAACCAAACTGGAGTTGGAAAGTTTTGCTGCAGAACCAGACAGCAGAACATTAACAGACCCGGAAGAGTTCAGCACGAGTCGTTTCctcagaaaaacagagagaagcgTGGATTTTCCTCAGCACAAAACTACAGGCCCTCATCTGACTCCTCCaactcctcatctcctccctccgtccctcgtCCCTCTCGCTCGCTGACAGACTCTCTAATAGCCAGTTTAGCGTTAGCTGACCTTTGCTTCCTTGTGACTCTCCCCCTGTGGGCCGTGTACACAGCCATGGGCTACCACTGGCCCTTTGGGCAACCCCTTTGCCAACTCAGCAGCTTCCTCACTGCCCTCAACATGTACGCCAGCGTGTTCAGCCTGAGCATGCTCAGCGTGGAGCGGTACTGGGTTCTGATTGGACGCCGACACTCAAGCCACCATGCCCCGCAGAGCTGCCCCAGCAGGGCTTTGTTGATACTCGGGGGAGTGTGGTTGCTGGCGGGGCTGCTGGCACTTCCTGGTTTGCTGCTGCGCTCTGTGCGAGAGTTGGAGCTCGACTTTGAATCTGAGGATGATTGGCAGCCAGAGCCGGTCGACTCTGGATCAGTCTTCCTCTCCTGCCAGATGGATTACTCCATGCTGATAGGAGCTGGGCTGGAGGAGGCAGAACAAGAGAGGGCAGAGATGTGGTGGGCGGCCGCCTTGAGTCTTAAATCAACTCTAATTGGCTTCCTGCTCCCTCTTGTCATCTTGCTGGTCTGCTACTGCTCACTGGCCCAGCTCCTCAGCAGACATTTTGGACGAGGCCCTCGTCCTGACCGCAGACGCCAACGCAGACTTCTCAGGGTCATTGTCACGTTGGTGATGGCATTCTTCCTGTGCTGGCTGCCTCTGCATGTTAACAAAACAGTGTCACTGCTTCTGGAGTTTGGTTTTGTCCCATACTCCTGCTCTTTGGATCAGATTCTGCTGGCTGCTCAGCCCTACGTCACCTGTTTAGCTTACCTCAACTCCTGCCTTAACCCCCTCCTCTACGCAGCCTGTGATCCATCATTTAAGAAGAGATGCATAGGAGCAATTCTCATGTTGTGCAAGACAAATAGaagaggggcagagggaggggagggggaaaaggatgaaggagatgatgaGAAAGGGGAAAGGAGCTCTGAGTTTCCCACAAGAACACAGGAGGAAACagcagacaggacagaggaggagatggtggaggaggcgggTAGCATGATGGCCGAAGGGTGA
- the hdac10 gene encoding polyamine deacetylase HDAC10, which produces MGTALIYDEEMTKYKLLWVDPACKIEVPERLTVSHEALVESGLADRCVSVPVREATEADILQVHSEEYLEGVKKTPYMTLEDLKEFTLQYGDVYFHPNIYHCAKLAAGAALQLVDSVMTGKVRNGMALVRPPGHHSMRSAASGFCVFNNVAIAAQYAKQKYGVKRVLIVDWDVHHGQGVQHCFEDDPSVLYFSWHRYEHQKFWPNLRESDFDCVGKEKGAGFNVNVPWNEVKMQNSDYLSVFCHLLLPVAYEFCPDLVLVCAGFDSAIGDPEGEMCATPDIFAHLTHLLMNLAGGKLCALLEGGYNLTCLAQSVCQTVHTLLGDPAPRPADLHGPCKSALESLHCARSAHRQYWACLKHAADLPTSDISTKRIRLGEEDEKPLDTEEELVWPEPPKRLAPALRTAVVLPGGVACPDGCNQFSSSEELDPVTVNKLTENLLKDVDESDALSILSSLIALVEKMEKNEICTGLALVQDISMAMMCVVQHAASAPDNRVLVVCVGYGEVPLLDTINGKTLVVHFSNKESEKHKGRYYIPVCLKKGFSDTSGFIQAVLGLLLPLGYEYDPGLVLLVRMSAGGLCDGVWQQLTGLLLGLAHGHTLVLMQDGERAPVGPTASSLLGDPAPSLGPLLAPLPEDVAYVENLRHMLSADWKLLQTTGESTTASSDINMTHKMHA; this is translated from the exons ATGGGAACAGCTTTGATTTATGACGAGGAAATGACCAAATACAAACTGCTCTGGGTCGA cCCGGCGTGTAAGATTGAAGTACCTGAGCGTCTGACAGTGAGTCATGAGGCTTTGGTTGAGAGCGGCCTGGCTGATCGCTGCGTCTCTGTACCTGTCCGCGAGGCGACAGAAGCAGACATTCTGCAGGTTCACAG TGAGGAATATTTGGAGGGAGTGAAGAAGACTCCTTACATGACTCTGGAGGACCTGAAGGAGTTCACCCTCCAATACGGCGACGTCTACTTCCACCCA AACATCTATCACTGTGCCAAGCTCGCTGCAGGAGCTGCACTGCAACTGGTGGACAGTGTGATGACGGGGAAGGTGAGGAATGGCATGGCTCTGGTCAG ACCACCGGGACACCACAGTATGCGCAGTGCTGCTAGTGGTTTCTGCGTGTTCAACAATGTGGCCATAGCAGCTCAATATGCAAAGCAAAAATATGGAGTAAAAAG AGTGTTGATAGTTGACTGGGATGTACATCATGGTCAAGGCGTCCAACACTGTTTTGAAGATGACCCAAG cgtGCTTTACTTCTCGTGGCACCGCTATGAGCATCAGAAATTCTGGCCCAATCTTAGAGAGTCCGACTTTGACTGTGTCGGCAAAGAGAAAGGAGCTGGATTCAATGTGAATGTTCCATGGAACGAG GTGAAAATGCAGAACAGTGACTATCTCTCAGTCTTCTGTCATCTCCTTTTGCCGGTCGCATACGAG TTCTGCCCAGAcctggtgttggtgtgtgcagGCTTTGACTCAGCCATTGGCGACCCAGAG GGTGAAATGTGTGCCACTCCAGACATCTTCGCCCACCTCACTCACCTGCTCATGAACCTTGCCGGAGGCAAATTGTGTGCTCTGCTGGAG GGAGGGTACAACTTGACTTGCCTCGCCCAGTCTGTGTGTCAAACGGTTCACACGTTGCTCGGAGATCCTGCTCCTCGACCTGCAGACCTTCATGGCCCCTGTAAAAG tGCACTCGAGTCCCTTCACTGTGCACGTTCAGCTCATAGGCAGTACTGGGCCTGCCTCAAACATGCAG CTGATCTACCCACCTCTGATATCAGCACCAAGCGCATCAGACTGGGAGAAGAAGACGAAAAACCCCTGGACACAGAAGAGGAACTGGTGTGGCCAGAGCCTCCGAAGCGGCTCGCCCCTGCTCTCCGTACTGCCGTCGTCCTCCCCGGTGGAGTCGCCTGCCCGGACGGATGTAATCAATTCAGTTCATCGGAAGAACTGGACCCAGTAACAGTCAACAAACTTAC GGAGAATCTCCTTAAAGATGTAGATGAGAGCGATGCTCTCTCAATCCTCTCCAGTCTTATTGCCCTTGTagagaaaatggagaagaaTGAG ATCTGCACTGGCCTGGCGCTGGTTCAAGACATCTCCATGGCGATGATGTGTGTCGTCCAGCATGCTGCATCTGCACCCGATAACCG GGTGTTGGTCGTGTGCGTCGGGTACGGAGAGGTTCCGTTACTCGACACCATAAATGG GAAAACGCTTGTGGTGCACTTCAGCAACAAGGAGTCAGAAAAACATAAAGGCAGATATTACATCCCTGTGTGTCTGAAGAAG GGCTTCAGCGACACGTCCGGGTTCATCCAGGCCGTGTTGggtctcctcctgcctctgggATACGAGTATGACCCCggtctggttctgttggttcgGATGTCAGCGGGGGGATTGTGTGACGGCGTGTGGCAGCAACTGACGGGTCTGCTGCTGGGCctcgcacacggacacacgctgGTGCTCATGCAG GACGGTGAGAGGGCACCCGTCGGCCccacagcctcctccctcctcgggGACCCTGCCCCCTCTTTGGGGCCACTTCTGGCCCCTCTACCAGAGGATGTGGCCTACGTGGAGAACCTGAGACACATGCTGTCGGCCGACTGGAAACTCCTGCAGACCACTGGTGAATCCACAACAGCATCATCAGATATAAACATGACGCATAAGATGCATGCATAA